The Miscanthus floridulus cultivar M001 chromosome 17, ASM1932011v1, whole genome shotgun sequence genome has a window encoding:
- the LOC136518132 gene encoding uncharacterized protein isoform X3, whose protein sequence is MAALAAAAAVVSQEADAEFQIYAVDGYYFESSRKEPVCFSTLPLRFGDAAAAVPEGNKRLFLRGFAGRRPRVCKRVVAWRLELDGEQPEFFVLLSADSGGWLRLAKARKLYERTARTVLMTAQALHFLRRNPDGPETALWIHLRQAFGRFWPRPSEHDFRNQTSLSLMTQFAATDPVLANSETLRAFVERISTKVGGADIIDIADEYFFHAKDNYKFVCFSTLPLRFRAAAAADVPEGNRALYLVGCTDGGLRLHKEVVAWRLELDGEQPRFLVLAPADGGGWLRLAKARNIYERTARTVLMTAQMLHFLRRNPDGPETALWIHLRQVFGNFRPSPSEDDLWNQTSLSLMRQFAATDPVLADSEALRAFIERISTTVGGADIIGIADEYSFRAKDNYELVCFSSLPLRFGAAAADVPEGNKALYLSGFTAGGLKLLKQVVAWRLELDGEQPRFLVLTPAYGGGWLCLANAWNMYKRTAKTVLMTAQMLHFLRRNPDGPEIALWIHLHQVFGKFWSMPSEDDFRNQTSLSLMRQFASMDPVLANSEALRAFVERISTETLLTSLTTVRS, encoded by the exons ATGGCAGCattggcagcagcagcagcggtggTGTCTCAAGAGGCAGACGCCGAGTTCCAGATCTACGCAGTGGACGGGTACTACTTCGAGTCCTCCAGGAAGGAGCCCGTCTGCTTCTCTACCCTGCCGCTGCGGTTcggggacgccgccgccgccgttcccgAAGGCAATAAGCGGCTGTTTCTGCGTGGATTTGCCGGCCGGAGGCCCAGGGTGTGTAAGAGGGTGGTGGCCTGGAGGCTGGAGCTCGACGGCGAGCAGCCCGAGTTCTTCGTGCTCCTCTCAGCAGACAGCGGAGGCTGGCTGCGGCTCGCGAAGGCCAGGAAGCTCTACGAGCGCACGGCCAGGACTGTGCTGATGACGGCGCAGGCGCTGCATTTCCTCCGAAGGAATCCTGATGGGCCGGAGACAGCCCTATGGATCCATCTTCGCCAAGCTTTTGG CAGGTTTTGGCCTAGGCCCTCAGAGCATGACTTCAGGAACCAGACCTCACTGTCACTGATGACGCAGTTCGCGGCAACGGATCCTGTCTTGGCAAATTCAGAG ACTTTGCGAGCATTTGTTGAAAGAATATCTACTAAG GTTGGTGGTGCAGACATTATTGACATCGCCGACGAGTACTTCTTCCATGCCAAGGACAACTACAAGTTCGTGTGCTTCTCCACCCTGCCGCTCCGGTtcagagccgccgccgccgccgatgttcCCGAAGGCAACAGGGCACTGTACCTGGTGGGGTGCACTGACGGGGGCCTCAGGCTGCACAAGGAGGTGGTGGCCTGGAGGCTGGAGCTCGACGGCGAACAGCCCCGGTTCTTGGTGCTCGCGCCAGCAGACGGCGGAGGCTGGCTGCGCCTCGCGAAGGCCAGGAATATCTACGAGCGCACGGCCAGGACGGTGCTGATGACGGCGCAGATGCTGCATTTCCTCAGGAGGAATCCTGATGGGCCGGAGACAGCCTTATGGATCCACCTTCGCCAAGTTTTTGG CAATTTTCGGCCTAGTCCCTCAGAGGATGACTTGTGGAACCAGACCTCACTGTCACTGATGAGGCAGTTCGCGGCAACAGATCCTGTCTTAGCAGATTCAGAG GCTTTGCGAGCATTTATTGAAAGAATATCTACTACG GTTGGTGGCGCAGACATTATTGGCATCGCTGACGAGTACTCCTTCCGTGCCAAGGACAACTACGAGCTTGTGTGCTTCTCCAGCCTGCCGCTTCGGTTCGGGGCTGCCGCCGCCGATGTTCCCGAAGGCAACAAGGCGCTATACCTGTCGGGGTTCACCGCTGGGGGCCTCAAGCTGTTGAAGCAGGTGGTGGCCTGGAGACTGGAGCTCGATGGCGAACAGCCCCGGTTCTTGGTGCTCACGCCAGCATACGGCGGAGGCTGGCTGTGCCTCGCGAATGCCTGGAATATGTACAAGCGCACGGCCAAGACTGTGCTGATGACGGCGCAGATGCTGCATTTTCTCAGGAGGAATCCTGATGGGCCGGAGATAGCCTTGTGGATCCACCTTCATCAAGTTTTTGG TAAGTTTTGGTCTATGCCCTCGGAGGATGACTTCAGGAACCAGACCTCACTGTCACTGATGAGGCAGTTCGCATCAATGGATCCTGTCTTAGCAAACTCAGAG GCTTTGCGAGCATTTGTTGAAAGAATATCTACTGAG ACATTGTTGACATCGTTGACGACGGTGCGGTCGTAA
- the LOC136518132 gene encoding uncharacterized protein isoform X2, whose product MAALAAAAAVVSQEADAEFQIYAVDGYYFESSRKEPVCFSTLPLRFGDAAAAVPEGNKRLFLRGFAGRRPRVCKRVVAWRLELDGEQPEFFVLLSADSGGWLRLAKARKLYERTARTVLMTAQALHFLRRNPDGPETALWIHLRQAFGFWPRPSEHDFRNQTSLSLMTQFAATDPVLANSETLRAFVERISTKVGGADIIDIADEYFFHAKDNYKFVCFSTLPLRFRAAAAADVPEGNRALYLVGCTDGGLRLHKEVVAWRLELDGEQPRFLVLAPADGGGWLRLAKARNIYERTARTVLMTAQMLHFLRRNPDGPETALWIHLRQVFGNFRPSPSEDDLWNQTSLSLMRQFAATDPVLADSEALRAFIERISTTVGGADIIGIADEYSFRAKDNYELVCFSSLPLRFGAAAADVPEGNKALYLSGFTAGGLKLLKQVVAWRLELDGEQPRFLVLTPAYGGGWLCLANAWNMYKRTAKTVLMTAQMLHFLRRNPDGPEIALWIHLHQVFGKFWSMPSEDDFRNQTSLSLMRQFASMDPVLANSEALRAFVERISTEVGGGADIVDIVDDGAVVNEIFVDDAPF is encoded by the exons ATGGCAGCattggcagcagcagcagcggtggTGTCTCAAGAGGCAGACGCCGAGTTCCAGATCTACGCAGTGGACGGGTACTACTTCGAGTCCTCCAGGAAGGAGCCCGTCTGCTTCTCTACCCTGCCGCTGCGGTTcggggacgccgccgccgccgttcccgAAGGCAATAAGCGGCTGTTTCTGCGTGGATTTGCCGGCCGGAGGCCCAGGGTGTGTAAGAGGGTGGTGGCCTGGAGGCTGGAGCTCGACGGCGAGCAGCCCGAGTTCTTCGTGCTCCTCTCAGCAGACAGCGGAGGCTGGCTGCGGCTCGCGAAGGCCAGGAAGCTCTACGAGCGCACGGCCAGGACTGTGCTGATGACGGCGCAGGCGCTGCATTTCCTCCGAAGGAATCCTGATGGGCCGGAGACAGCCCTATGGATCCATCTTCGCCAAGCTTTTGG GTTTTGGCCTAGGCCCTCAGAGCATGACTTCAGGAACCAGACCTCACTGTCACTGATGACGCAGTTCGCGGCAACGGATCCTGTCTTGGCAAATTCAGAG ACTTTGCGAGCATTTGTTGAAAGAATATCTACTAAG GTTGGTGGTGCAGACATTATTGACATCGCCGACGAGTACTTCTTCCATGCCAAGGACAACTACAAGTTCGTGTGCTTCTCCACCCTGCCGCTCCGGTtcagagccgccgccgccgccgatgttcCCGAAGGCAACAGGGCACTGTACCTGGTGGGGTGCACTGACGGGGGCCTCAGGCTGCACAAGGAGGTGGTGGCCTGGAGGCTGGAGCTCGACGGCGAACAGCCCCGGTTCTTGGTGCTCGCGCCAGCAGACGGCGGAGGCTGGCTGCGCCTCGCGAAGGCCAGGAATATCTACGAGCGCACGGCCAGGACGGTGCTGATGACGGCGCAGATGCTGCATTTCCTCAGGAGGAATCCTGATGGGCCGGAGACAGCCTTATGGATCCACCTTCGCCAAGTTTTTGG CAATTTTCGGCCTAGTCCCTCAGAGGATGACTTGTGGAACCAGACCTCACTGTCACTGATGAGGCAGTTCGCGGCAACAGATCCTGTCTTAGCAGATTCAGAG GCTTTGCGAGCATTTATTGAAAGAATATCTACTACG GTTGGTGGCGCAGACATTATTGGCATCGCTGACGAGTACTCCTTCCGTGCCAAGGACAACTACGAGCTTGTGTGCTTCTCCAGCCTGCCGCTTCGGTTCGGGGCTGCCGCCGCCGATGTTCCCGAAGGCAACAAGGCGCTATACCTGTCGGGGTTCACCGCTGGGGGCCTCAAGCTGTTGAAGCAGGTGGTGGCCTGGAGACTGGAGCTCGATGGCGAACAGCCCCGGTTCTTGGTGCTCACGCCAGCATACGGCGGAGGCTGGCTGTGCCTCGCGAATGCCTGGAATATGTACAAGCGCACGGCCAAGACTGTGCTGATGACGGCGCAGATGCTGCATTTTCTCAGGAGGAATCCTGATGGGCCGGAGATAGCCTTGTGGATCCACCTTCATCAAGTTTTTGG TAAGTTTTGGTCTATGCCCTCGGAGGATGACTTCAGGAACCAGACCTCACTGTCACTGATGAGGCAGTTCGCATCAATGGATCCTGTCTTAGCAAACTCAGAG GCTTTGCGAGCATTTGTTGAAAGAATATCTACTGAG GTTGGTGGTGGTGCAGACATTGTTGACATCGTTGACGACGGTGCGGTCGTAAATGAGATTTTTGTTGACGATGCTCCATTCTAG
- the LOC136518132 gene encoding uncharacterized protein isoform X1: protein MAALAAAAAVVSQEADAEFQIYAVDGYYFESSRKEPVCFSTLPLRFGDAAAAVPEGNKRLFLRGFAGRRPRVCKRVVAWRLELDGEQPEFFVLLSADSGGWLRLAKARKLYERTARTVLMTAQALHFLRRNPDGPETALWIHLRQAFGRFWPRPSEHDFRNQTSLSLMTQFAATDPVLANSETLRAFVERISTKVGGADIIDIADEYFFHAKDNYKFVCFSTLPLRFRAAAAADVPEGNRALYLVGCTDGGLRLHKEVVAWRLELDGEQPRFLVLAPADGGGWLRLAKARNIYERTARTVLMTAQMLHFLRRNPDGPETALWIHLRQVFGNFRPSPSEDDLWNQTSLSLMRQFAATDPVLADSEALRAFIERISTTVGGADIIGIADEYSFRAKDNYELVCFSSLPLRFGAAAADVPEGNKALYLSGFTAGGLKLLKQVVAWRLELDGEQPRFLVLTPAYGGGWLCLANAWNMYKRTAKTVLMTAQMLHFLRRNPDGPEIALWIHLHQVFGKFWSMPSEDDFRNQTSLSLMRQFASMDPVLANSEALRAFVERISTEVGGGADIVDIVDDGAVVNEIFVDDAPF from the exons ATGGCAGCattggcagcagcagcagcggtggTGTCTCAAGAGGCAGACGCCGAGTTCCAGATCTACGCAGTGGACGGGTACTACTTCGAGTCCTCCAGGAAGGAGCCCGTCTGCTTCTCTACCCTGCCGCTGCGGTTcggggacgccgccgccgccgttcccgAAGGCAATAAGCGGCTGTTTCTGCGTGGATTTGCCGGCCGGAGGCCCAGGGTGTGTAAGAGGGTGGTGGCCTGGAGGCTGGAGCTCGACGGCGAGCAGCCCGAGTTCTTCGTGCTCCTCTCAGCAGACAGCGGAGGCTGGCTGCGGCTCGCGAAGGCCAGGAAGCTCTACGAGCGCACGGCCAGGACTGTGCTGATGACGGCGCAGGCGCTGCATTTCCTCCGAAGGAATCCTGATGGGCCGGAGACAGCCCTATGGATCCATCTTCGCCAAGCTTTTGG CAGGTTTTGGCCTAGGCCCTCAGAGCATGACTTCAGGAACCAGACCTCACTGTCACTGATGACGCAGTTCGCGGCAACGGATCCTGTCTTGGCAAATTCAGAG ACTTTGCGAGCATTTGTTGAAAGAATATCTACTAAG GTTGGTGGTGCAGACATTATTGACATCGCCGACGAGTACTTCTTCCATGCCAAGGACAACTACAAGTTCGTGTGCTTCTCCACCCTGCCGCTCCGGTtcagagccgccgccgccgccgatgttcCCGAAGGCAACAGGGCACTGTACCTGGTGGGGTGCACTGACGGGGGCCTCAGGCTGCACAAGGAGGTGGTGGCCTGGAGGCTGGAGCTCGACGGCGAACAGCCCCGGTTCTTGGTGCTCGCGCCAGCAGACGGCGGAGGCTGGCTGCGCCTCGCGAAGGCCAGGAATATCTACGAGCGCACGGCCAGGACGGTGCTGATGACGGCGCAGATGCTGCATTTCCTCAGGAGGAATCCTGATGGGCCGGAGACAGCCTTATGGATCCACCTTCGCCAAGTTTTTGG CAATTTTCGGCCTAGTCCCTCAGAGGATGACTTGTGGAACCAGACCTCACTGTCACTGATGAGGCAGTTCGCGGCAACAGATCCTGTCTTAGCAGATTCAGAG GCTTTGCGAGCATTTATTGAAAGAATATCTACTACG GTTGGTGGCGCAGACATTATTGGCATCGCTGACGAGTACTCCTTCCGTGCCAAGGACAACTACGAGCTTGTGTGCTTCTCCAGCCTGCCGCTTCGGTTCGGGGCTGCCGCCGCCGATGTTCCCGAAGGCAACAAGGCGCTATACCTGTCGGGGTTCACCGCTGGGGGCCTCAAGCTGTTGAAGCAGGTGGTGGCCTGGAGACTGGAGCTCGATGGCGAACAGCCCCGGTTCTTGGTGCTCACGCCAGCATACGGCGGAGGCTGGCTGTGCCTCGCGAATGCCTGGAATATGTACAAGCGCACGGCCAAGACTGTGCTGATGACGGCGCAGATGCTGCATTTTCTCAGGAGGAATCCTGATGGGCCGGAGATAGCCTTGTGGATCCACCTTCATCAAGTTTTTGG TAAGTTTTGGTCTATGCCCTCGGAGGATGACTTCAGGAACCAGACCTCACTGTCACTGATGAGGCAGTTCGCATCAATGGATCCTGTCTTAGCAAACTCAGAG GCTTTGCGAGCATTTGTTGAAAGAATATCTACTGAG GTTGGTGGTGGTGCAGACATTGTTGACATCGTTGACGACGGTGCGGTCGTAAATGAGATTTTTGTTGACGATGCTCCATTCTAG